The following proteins come from a genomic window of Methylorubrum populi:
- a CDS encoding DJ-1/PfpI family protein, with translation MIPPDTHLEIGSLLFEGVDQIDLTGPFEVLSRLPNATYRLYGKSAETVRDVRGLRLTPDATLDDAPQLDVVHVPGGFGQEDLMDDGAVLDWLRRQAAGARSVFSVCTGALLCGAAGLLRGRRATTHWASFDLLPSFGAIPVDARVVVDGGWVFAAGVTAGIDGALRLAAELRGEDAAKAIQLYMAYAPEPPFDSGTPDKAPPAILEQARASMAAITSRRIATAQRFAAGLAERP, from the coding sequence ATGATCCCGCCCGACACCCACCTGGAGATCGGTTCGCTGCTGTTCGAGGGCGTCGATCAGATTGATCTGACCGGTCCGTTCGAGGTGTTGTCCCGTCTCCCGAACGCAACCTACCGCCTCTACGGCAAGTCGGCTGAAACCGTTCGCGACGTGCGGGGCCTCAGGCTGACGCCGGATGCGACCCTCGACGACGCACCGCAGCTCGACGTGGTTCACGTCCCCGGAGGCTTCGGCCAGGAGGATCTGATGGACGACGGGGCCGTCCTCGATTGGCTGCGGCGTCAGGCAGCCGGTGCACGCAGCGTCTTCTCGGTCTGCACCGGTGCCCTGCTGTGCGGAGCAGCGGGGCTGCTCCGGGGCCGCCGCGCCACGACCCATTGGGCCTCTTTCGACCTGCTGCCCTCTTTCGGCGCAATCCCCGTGGACGCGCGCGTCGTCGTCGACGGCGGGTGGGTGTTCGCGGCCGGCGTCACGGCGGGAATCGACGGCGCCCTGCGGCTTGCGGCGGAACTGCGGGGCGAGGATGCCGCGAAGGCCATCCAACTCTACATGGCCTACGCACCCGAGCCGCCGTTCGATAGCGGCACGCCGGACAAGGCTCCGCCGGCCATCCTGGAACAAGCTCGTGCCTCGATGGCGGCGATCACGAGCCGCCGGATCGCGACGGCCCAACGCTTTGCTGCCGGGCTCGCTGAACGGCCGTGA
- a CDS encoding solute symporter family protein — translation MQAANNPLAVTFFFLFMALTLGITYWAARRTRTTEQFFAAGGQITAWQNGWALAGDFLSAAALLGIAGIITSNGFDGLIYSIGFLVGWPIISFLIVEPLRNLGKFTFADVVAYRLRQRPVRMAAALGTLTVILLYLIAQMVATGSLIKLLFGLPYTASVIVVGTAMLIYVIFGGMLATTWVQVIKAVLLSLGGLVLALLVLVHFEMNPLRLFSAAAERYGERVLQPGSKVAGSGWDAISLGVGLMFGTAALPHILMRAFTVPDVKEARMSILYATGIIGSFHLLVFVIGFGAMVLVGPEVVTKAGGGGNMAAPLLALTVGGNGFFGFICAVAFATMLAVVAGLTLSGVATVCHDLWVNVVRNGHAPEREQLTVARIATVAIAALAVFLGIVFEGQNVAFMAGLAFAVAAAANFPALLLSITWKRFTTAGAVASILVGTIASLLLISLSPTIQVDVLGRNLADVSQAWWFVPMKNPALISMPLSFLVAIAVSLVTSEDGADSTFREMRRRIMFGAPREA, via the coding sequence ATGCAGGCAGCCAACAATCCACTCGCGGTCACCTTCTTCTTCCTCTTCATGGCGCTGACGCTCGGCATCACCTACTGGGCCGCGCGGCGCACCCGCACGACGGAGCAGTTCTTCGCCGCAGGCGGTCAGATCACGGCTTGGCAGAACGGCTGGGCACTCGCGGGCGACTTTCTCAGCGCGGCCGCACTGCTCGGCATCGCCGGCATCATCACGTCGAACGGCTTCGACGGGCTGATCTACTCGATCGGCTTTCTCGTCGGATGGCCGATCATCTCGTTCCTCATCGTCGAGCCGCTGCGCAACCTCGGCAAGTTCACCTTCGCCGATGTCGTCGCCTATCGCCTGCGGCAGCGGCCGGTGCGGATGGCCGCCGCCCTCGGCACGCTGACGGTGATCCTGCTGTACCTGATCGCCCAGATGGTCGCGACCGGCTCCCTGATCAAACTCCTGTTCGGTCTGCCCTACACCGCCTCGGTCATCGTGGTCGGAACGGCGATGCTCATCTACGTGATCTTCGGCGGCATGCTGGCGACGACTTGGGTCCAGGTCATCAAGGCCGTCCTTCTCTCCCTCGGCGGCCTCGTCCTCGCGCTCCTTGTACTCGTCCATTTCGAGATGAACCCGCTGCGCCTCTTCTCGGCTGCCGCCGAGCGATACGGCGAGCGCGTGCTTCAGCCGGGCTCCAAGGTGGCGGGCAGCGGATGGGACGCGATCTCCCTCGGCGTCGGCCTGATGTTCGGAACCGCCGCCCTGCCGCACATCCTGATGCGCGCCTTCACGGTGCCGGATGTGAAGGAGGCGCGGATGTCGATCCTCTACGCCACCGGCATCATCGGCTCGTTCCACCTCCTCGTCTTCGTGATCGGCTTCGGTGCGATGGTCCTCGTCGGTCCCGAAGTCGTGACGAAGGCCGGCGGCGGCGGCAACATGGCGGCCCCTCTGCTCGCCCTCACGGTCGGCGGCAACGGCTTCTTCGGCTTCATCTGCGCCGTCGCCTTCGCGACCATGCTCGCGGTCGTTGCCGGCCTCACCCTCTCGGGCGTGGCGACGGTCTGCCACGACCTGTGGGTCAACGTGGTTCGCAACGGTCATGCGCCGGAACGCGAACAACTCACCGTCGCCCGGATCGCGACCGTCGCCATCGCGGCCCTGGCGGTGTTCCTCGGCATCGTGTTCGAGGGGCAGAACGTGGCCTTCATGGCGGGCCTCGCCTTCGCGGTTGCCGCGGCCGCCAACTTTCCCGCCCTGCTGCTCTCCATCACGTGGAAGCGTTTCACGACCGCGGGCGCCGTCGCCAGCATTCTGGTGGGCACCATCGCCTCGCTCCTGCTGATCAGCCTCTCGCCGACGATCCAGGTCGATGTGCTGGGACGCAACCTCGCCGACGTCTCGCAAGCGTGGTGGTTCGTGCCGATGAAGAACCCGGCCCTCATCAGCATGCCCCTGTCCTTCCTGGTCGCGATCGCCGTCTCGCTCGTCACCTCGGAGGATGGCGCGGACAGCACCTTCCGCGAGATGCGCCGGAGGATCATGTTCGGTGCGCCGAGGGAGGCCTAG
- a CDS encoding DUF485 domain-containing protein, translating into MLSPDRVLVKDEADEIVKLSRKRSRVAVALSLVMITMYFGFMTMFAFAKPTMGTMLAPGLSLCILLGAGVIVGSFALCFVYVVWANRFYDPAVRQIMR; encoded by the coding sequence ATGCTTTCACCGGACAGAGTGCTCGTAAAGGACGAGGCCGACGAGATCGTGAAGCTTTCACGAAAACGATCGCGCGTTGCCGTCGCGCTGAGCCTCGTGATGATCACGATGTATTTCGGCTTCATGACGATGTTTGCCTTCGCCAAGCCGACAATGGGGACAATGCTCGCCCCGGGATTATCGCTCTGCATCCTTCTCGGAGCGGGCGTCATCGTCGGATCATTTGCACTTTGTTTTGTCTACGTCGTCTGGGCGAACCGGTTCTACGATCCGGCCGTGCGCCAGATCATGCGCTGA
- a CDS encoding carbon-nitrogen hydrolase family protein, translating to MSVLYPKFKAAACHVAPVFLDSVASAEKAVALIGEAARAGADLVVFPEGYMPGFPLWAALRAPIHNHDLFKRLAAESVRLDGPEIGAVRAAARRNGVLVSLGFSEGTEASVGCLWNANVLIGRDGAILNHHRKLVPTFYEKLIWANGDARGLRVTPTEIGRVGMLICGENTNPLARYALMAQGEQVHISTYPPAWPTRPPGESAAYDLKRAIEIRAGAHAFEAKVFNIVCSAVLDAGAKAILCEGDPALADLVDRTPAGVSMILDPTGSHVVAPPQGDETIVYADIDTSACVEPKQFHDVVGYYNRFDIFQLSVDRTPREPVNFGTGARPMAYAADGTDGAVGLTSDGTDAHRSLDEPRAAQPQRRADH from the coding sequence ATGTCCGTTCTCTATCCGAAGTTCAAAGCGGCCGCGTGCCACGTTGCCCCGGTCTTTCTCGACAGCGTTGCTTCCGCGGAGAAGGCGGTGGCCCTGATCGGCGAGGCGGCCCGTGCGGGCGCCGACCTCGTGGTCTTTCCCGAGGGATACATGCCGGGCTTTCCGCTCTGGGCGGCTCTGCGCGCACCGATCCACAACCACGATCTCTTCAAACGTCTCGCCGCCGAATCCGTGCGGCTCGACGGCCCGGAGATCGGTGCGGTGCGGGCCGCCGCGCGGCGCAACGGCGTCCTCGTCTCACTCGGATTCAGTGAAGGCACCGAGGCCAGTGTCGGCTGCCTGTGGAACGCCAACGTTCTGATCGGCCGCGACGGCGCGATTCTCAATCACCACCGCAAGCTCGTCCCGACCTTTTACGAGAAGCTCATCTGGGCCAACGGCGATGCCCGGGGATTGCGCGTGACGCCGACCGAGATCGGCCGGGTCGGCATGCTGATCTGCGGTGAGAACACCAATCCGCTGGCACGATACGCGCTGATGGCACAGGGCGAGCAGGTCCACATCTCGACCTATCCGCCGGCTTGGCCGACCCGCCCGCCGGGCGAGAGCGCCGCCTACGACCTGAAACGCGCCATCGAGATCCGCGCCGGAGCCCATGCCTTCGAGGCGAAGGTCTTCAACATCGTCTGTTCCGCCGTGCTCGATGCAGGCGCCAAAGCGATCCTCTGCGAGGGCGATCCCGCGCTTGCCGATCTCGTCGATCGGACCCCGGCGGGCGTGTCGATGATCCTAGATCCGACCGGCTCGCACGTCGTCGCCCCGCCCCAGGGGGACGAGACGATCGTCTACGCCGACATCGACACCTCGGCCTGCGTCGAGCCCAAGCAATTCCACGACGTCGTCGGCTACTACAATCGCTTCGACATCTTCCAGCTCAGCGTCGATCGCACGCCCCGCGAGCCGGTCAACTTCGGCACCGGCGCACGACCGATGGCATACGCCGCCGACGGCACCGACGGAGCTGTGGGCCTCACCTCGGATGGCACAGACGCGCATCGGAGCCTCGATGAGCCGCGCGCAGCCCAGCCGCAGCGCCGCGCCGATCACTGA
- a CDS encoding LysR family transcriptional regulator gives MFDWNDLTFFLELARHGRLMPAARRLKVDNTTVSRRIAELERDLDTKLFQRCSDGFLLTEAGHKLFVVAEGIEQKMLSVPDLLGLPDGAEPAGRVRVASMEGIAAFYLSAKFAELAAATPGLVVELVTERHLINLTKREADISVSFVPPQGPRLRVRRAGEFRLALFASERYLTARGSPRTRGDLNDHDFVDYVDDLVAIEPVHWLLEVLKPANVVFRSTSMAAQQTAVASGAGIALLPLFSAKTNPALVPVLPDEIVVRRKLYLSVHEDIEHVGRVRAVTRFLSDLFIREAGYLNAF, from the coding sequence ATGTTCGACTGGAACGATCTTACCTTCTTCTTGGAGCTCGCCCGCCACGGCCGGCTCATGCCGGCGGCGCGGCGGCTCAAGGTCGACAACACGACGGTCAGTCGCCGGATTGCCGAACTGGAGCGCGACCTCGACACCAAGCTGTTCCAGCGCTGCTCCGATGGCTTCCTGCTGACCGAGGCAGGCCACAAGCTCTTCGTCGTGGCGGAAGGCATCGAGCAGAAGATGCTGTCAGTGCCGGATCTGCTCGGCCTTCCCGACGGCGCCGAGCCCGCCGGACGCGTCCGGGTTGCCAGCATGGAAGGCATCGCCGCCTTCTACCTTTCGGCCAAGTTTGCCGAACTCGCCGCAGCCACGCCGGGTCTCGTGGTCGAGCTGGTCACCGAGCGGCACCTCATCAACCTGACCAAGCGGGAAGCCGACATCTCGGTCTCGTTCGTACCGCCCCAGGGGCCGCGTCTCAGGGTGCGGCGAGCCGGCGAGTTCCGCCTCGCCCTCTTCGCATCCGAGCGCTACCTGACCGCGCGCGGATCGCCGCGCACGCGCGGTGATCTCAACGACCATGATTTCGTCGATTACGTCGATGATCTCGTGGCAATCGAGCCTGTGCACTGGCTGCTCGAAGTCTTGAAGCCCGCGAATGTGGTCTTCCGATCCACCAGCATGGCGGCGCAGCAGACCGCCGTCGCCTCGGGCGCCGGGATCGCGCTGCTGCCGCTTTTTTCAGCAAAGACCAACCCGGCCCTCGTGCCGGTCCTGCCGGACGAGATCGTCGTCCGTCGCAAGCTCTACCTCTCTGTGCATGAAGACATCGAGCATGTCGGCCGCGTCCGCGCCGTGACCCGCTTCCTGAGTGATCTGTTCATTCGCGAGGCAGGCTATTTGAACGCGTTCTGA
- a CDS encoding GntR family transcriptional regulator, whose product MDGMAEGRGLLSDQIRNALTDEIASGVLAAGIALDEQDLADRFGASRTPVREALRQLASSGLVEMRPRRGVVVTRMTPERIMEMFETTAEFEALCVRLATYRMTPLELSALMDLHEQSAEPVAAQDYDTYDALNRAFHEALYRATHNGFMAEQALAIRSRLSAFRRTQLRQGERILRSRAEHGEILQAIAEGDGEAAARRMRAHMLNAASALGRYVAEHASV is encoded by the coding sequence ATGGACGGCATGGCCGAGGGGCGCGGCCTTCTCTCCGACCAGATCCGCAATGCCCTGACCGACGAGATCGCCTCCGGCGTGCTCGCGGCGGGCATCGCTCTCGACGAGCAGGACCTCGCGGATCGTTTCGGCGCCTCGCGCACCCCCGTCCGCGAAGCCCTGCGCCAGCTCGCCTCGAGCGGCCTCGTCGAGATGCGCCCCCGGCGCGGCGTCGTCGTCACCCGCATGACGCCCGAGCGGATCATGGAGATGTTCGAGACGACCGCCGAGTTCGAGGCCTTGTGCGTGCGCCTCGCCACCTACCGGATGACGCCGCTCGAACTCAGCGCGCTGATGGACCTGCACGAGCAATCGGCGGAGCCGGTGGCGGCGCAGGACTACGATACTTACGACGCCCTCAACCGCGCCTTCCACGAGGCGCTGTACCGCGCGACCCACAACGGCTTCATGGCCGAGCAGGCGCTCGCGATCCGATCGCGCTTGTCCGCCTTCCGCCGGACGCAACTTCGGCAGGGCGAGCGCATCCTGCGCTCGCGCGCCGAGCACGGCGAAATCCTACAGGCGATCGCCGAAGGTGACGGCGAGGCGGCGGCCCGGCGGATGCGGGCCCATATGCTCAATGCCGCCAGTGCCCTCGGGCGTTACGTCGCCGAACATGCCAGTGTGTAG
- the madM gene encoding malonate transporter subunit MadM has product MLHMLEHVFVEQSLVAAFAVIGGLMLVSNFIGKRLTGGRVHGSAIAIVLGLVLAYLGGLATGGKHGLADIPALGGIGLMGGAMLRDFAIVATAFEVDVIEARRAGLLGVVALALGTVLPFIVGTVTAMAFGYHDAVSITTIGAGAITYIVGPVTGAALGADSTVMALSIATGVTKAVMVMVGTPLVARLIGLDNPRSAMAYGGLMGTVSGVAGGLAATDPKLVPYGALTATFHTGIGCLVGPSLLFLIVRALVG; this is encoded by the coding sequence ATGCTGCACATGCTGGAACACGTCTTCGTCGAGCAGAGCCTGGTCGCCGCCTTCGCGGTCATCGGCGGCCTGATGCTGGTGTCGAACTTCATCGGGAAACGCCTGACCGGCGGCCGGGTCCACGGCTCGGCCATCGCCATCGTGCTCGGACTGGTGCTGGCCTATCTCGGCGGGCTCGCCACCGGGGGCAAACATGGACTCGCCGACATTCCGGCGCTCGGCGGCATCGGTCTGATGGGCGGCGCGATGCTGCGCGACTTCGCCATCGTCGCCACCGCCTTCGAGGTCGATGTGATCGAGGCGCGCCGCGCCGGCCTCCTCGGCGTCGTCGCACTGGCACTCGGCACGGTGCTGCCCTTCATCGTCGGCACCGTGACGGCAATGGCCTTCGGATATCACGACGCGGTGTCGATCACGACGATTGGGGCGGGCGCGATCACCTACATCGTCGGCCCCGTGACCGGCGCGGCGCTCGGCGCCGACTCGACCGTGATGGCGCTCTCGATCGCCACCGGCGTCACCAAGGCGGTGATGGTGATGGTGGGCACGCCGCTGGTCGCCCGGCTGATCGGCCTCGACAACCCGCGCTCGGCGATGGCCTATGGCGGCCTGATGGGCACGGTCAGCGGGGTCGCGGGCGGGCTTGCCGCCACCGATCCCAAGCTCGTTCCCTACGGGGCGTTGACCGCGACCTTCCACACCGGCATCGGCTGCCTCGTCGGCCCGTCGCTGCTGTTCCTGATCGTGCGGGCGCTGGTGGGGTGA
- the madL gene encoding malonate transporter subunit MadL: MTILGVALLAICTLVGVFLGDLLGILLGVKANVGGVGIAMMLLIAARIWLMRHDRLGHATKLGVEFWASMYIPIVVAMAAQQNVVAAVSGGPIVIIAAVGSVLLCFAATALLGRIGGGPARDGAEAEQAGAVIAGDAEAPSSARPTTGAGR; this comes from the coding sequence ATGACGATCCTCGGCGTCGCGCTCCTCGCGATCTGCACGCTGGTCGGCGTATTCCTGGGCGACCTGCTCGGGATCCTGCTCGGCGTGAAGGCCAATGTCGGCGGTGTCGGCATCGCCATGATGCTGCTGATCGCCGCCCGGATCTGGCTCATGCGCCACGACCGGCTCGGCCACGCGACCAAGCTCGGGGTCGAGTTCTGGGCCAGCATGTACATCCCGATCGTGGTGGCCATGGCGGCGCAGCAGAACGTCGTCGCGGCGGTGAGCGGCGGCCCGATCGTGATCATCGCGGCGGTCGGCAGCGTGCTCCTGTGCTTTGCCGCGACCGCCCTGCTCGGCCGGATCGGCGGGGGCCCGGCGCGGGACGGTGCCGAGGCCGAGCAGGCGGGCGCCGTCATCGCCGGAGACGCCGAGGCGCCGTCCTCCGCGCGACCCACGACCGGAGCCGGGAGGTAA